The nucleotide sequence AAATTCCCTGAATTCTCTTAGCACATCATGGGATGCTACGACATACCAGTCAGATTCATTGCTAAGATCATCTAACAGCATCTCTTCATGTTGTGGATTCTGGAAGGAGAAAAGGAGTGAAATGGCTACGGACTCTGGGTTGAGCTTTTCCACTTCTTCTGTTACTCTTTCGATTTCTTCAGCTGTTAGACCGAGCACAACATTCCCAGCATTGTCTACCCTCTCAGCGATACCGATTCTTCTTTCGCGACTGACTAGGGGAGTAGGTCTGTCTGCTACTAGGCTGTAGATTTCTTCTCTGTTCTGTCTCCCTATT is from Candidatus Thorarchaeota archaeon and encodes:
- a CDS encoding hydantoinase/oxoprolinase family protein is translated as MHPNSKILGIDVGGTFTDLVLIDEKTGSRTIHKVPTTPLSQEKAVIQGIREILHETETNPESIRLIIHGTTAATNALLERKGAEVCLITTHGMEDIIEIGRQNREEIYSLVADRPTPLVSRERRIGIAERVDNAGNVVLGLTAEEIERVTEEVEKLNPESVAISLLFSFQNPQHEEMLLDDLSNESDWYVVASHDVLREFREF